A segment of the Mycobacteriales bacterium genome:
CGATCGAGTACGCGCTCATACGTGACATCAACGACCAGCGCGAGCGGGCCGAACTGCTGGCCGGCCTGCTCTCCGGGCGGCTGGTGCACGTCAACCTGATCCCGCTCAACCCGACGCCCGGCTCGATCTGGACCGCCTCGGAGCCGGAGCGCGAGCGCACCTTCGTCGACGTCCTGCGCTCAGCCGGGGTGCCCACTACCGTTCGGGATACCCGTGGTAGGGAGATTGACGGTGCCTGCGGCCAGCTTGCTGCACAGGAGAGGAACTGAGATGAGTCGTTTGCTCGGGACCGTGCTGGTTGGCTTGGCCGCGTTTGTGCTCACCGGGGTCATGTCCGGGGCGATCGCGTCGGCGCATCCCGAGCCAGCGACGAAGCCCGTGGCGAGCAAGTTCTTCGCCGGCTACCTGGTCTCGAAGACAAAGGGAAGTCTGACCTCCGCCACCACGACGGTCGTTGTGCCGAACATTACGTGCAAGAAGAGCTACAGCGGTGTTGGGCCCTCGATAGTGGTCGAGACGAAGCCGAACAAGAAGAACGTGTACTTCGTCGACGTTGCCGCGGTTGGCGTCGGCTGCGTCAAGGGAAAGCCCGAGTTCGAATCTGTGCTCCAGGTGAACGGCAGCTCCTCCAACGACATCAGCTTCGCCGCCGGCGACAAGGTCACCATGACCGTCACGGTGACGAAGTCGAGGACATCGGTGAGTGTCGACGACCTAACGTCCGGCGCGCACAAGACACGCACCGGAGCCGGGAAGGTAGGCGAGTACGCCTACGTCGGTGACCAGGGCCTGCAGATCAACAACTACAAGACGCCGCTCGACCCGTTCACCAAGACCTCGTTCTCGGGTTCTGAGGTTAACCACAAGTCGCTCACCGCCGAAAAGGCGGTCGCTTACGAGCGCAAGCGCGGGAAGACGCTGCTGATTGCCGTCAGCAAGCTGTCGTCCGGCAAGAACTTCTCAACGACCTTCAAGCACAGCTGAC
Coding sequences within it:
- a CDS encoding G1 family glutamic endopeptidase — protein: MSRLLGTVLVGLAAFVLTGVMSGAIASAHPEPATKPVASKFFAGYLVSKTKGSLTSATTTVVVPNITCKKSYSGVGPSIVVETKPNKKNVYFVDVAAVGVGCVKGKPEFESVLQVNGSSSNDISFAAGDKVTMTVTVTKSRTSVSVDDLTSGAHKTRTGAGKVGEYAYVGDQGLQINNYKTPLDPFTKTSFSGSEVNHKSLTAEKAVAYERKRGKTLLIAVSKLSSGKNFSTTFKHS